From Anopheles arabiensis isolate DONGOLA chromosome 3, AaraD3, whole genome shotgun sequence, a single genomic window includes:
- the LOC120904627 gene encoding lissencephaly-1 homolog: MKMVLSQRQREELNQAIADYLGSNGYTDALEAFRKEADMPNEIERKYGGLLEKKWTSVIRLQKKVMELEAKLSEAEKEVIEGAPTKAKRTPSDWIPRPPEKFALAGHRATVTRVVFHPVFSMMVSASEDATIKVWDFETGEYERTLKGHTDSVQDLAFDSQGKLLASCSSDLSIKLWDFQQTYECVKTMHGHDHNVSSVSFVPAGDFLLSASRDKTIKMWEVASGYCVKTFTGHREWVRMVRVNVDGSLMASCSNDHSVRVWQTNSKECKAELREHENTVECIAWAPESAAAAINEAAGADNKKGAHQGPFLASGSRDKTIRIWDVSSGLCLFTLAGHDNWVRGIVFHPGGKYMISASDDKTLRIWDLRNKRCMKTLYAHSHFCTSLDMHKSHPYVISGSVDTTVKVWECR, encoded by the exons TAACCAAGCGATTGCCGATTACCTGGGAAGCAACGGATACACAGACGCGCTGGAAGCGTTCCGGAAGGAGGCGGACATGCCGAACGAGATCGAGCGCAAGTACGGCGGGCTGCTCGAGAAGAAGTGGACCTCCGTCATCCGGCTGCAGAAGAAGGTGATGGAGCTGGAGGCGAAGCTGTCCGAGGCGGAGAAGGAGGTGATCGAGGGCGCCCCGACCAAAGCGAAGCGCACGCCGAGCGACTGGATACCGCGCCCGCCGGAGAAGTTTGCGCTCGCCGGCCACCGGGCGACGGTCACGCGCGTTGTCTTTCATCCCGTCTTCAGCATGATGGTGTCCGCGTCGGAGGACGCCACGATCAAGGTGTGGGACTTTGAGACGGGCGAATACGAGCGCACGCTCAAGGGCCATACGGACTCGGTACAGGATTTGGCATTCGATTCGCAAGGCAAGCTGCTCG CCTCCTGCAGCTCGGATCTATCGATCAAGCTGTGGGATTTCCAGCAGACGTACGAGTGCGTCAAGACAATGCACGGGCACGATCACAACGTGTCGTCGGTTTCGTTCGTGCCGGCCGGCGACTTCCTGCTCTCCGCGTCCCGTGACAAAACGATCAAGATGTGGGAGGTGGCCAGCGGCTACTGCGTCAAGACGTTCACCGGCCATCGGGAGTGGGTGCGTATGGTGCGGGTAAACGTGGACGGCTCGCTGATGGCCTCCTGCTCGAACGACCACTCGGTACGGGTATGGCAGACGAACTCCAAGGAGTGCAAG GCTGAGCTGCGCGAGCACGAGAATACGGTAGAGTGCATTGCCTGGGCCCCGGAatcggcagcagcggctataAACGAGGCAGCCGGAGCAGACAACAAGAAGGGTGCACACCAAGGCCCATTCCTGGCATCGGGATCGAGAGACAAAACGATCAGG aTTTGGGACGTCAGCTCCGGCTTGTGCCTGTTTACGCTGGCCGGCCACGACAATTGGGTGCGTGGTATCGTGTTTCACCCCGGCGGCAAGTACATGATTTCCGCTAGCGACGACAAAACGCTACGCATTTGGGATCTACGCAACAAGCGTTGCATGAAAACGCTCTACGCGCACTCACATTTCTGTACATCTTTGG ATATGCATAAGTCCCATCCTTACGTCATATCCGGCAGCGTGGACACGACGGTTAAAGTTTGGGAGTGCCGCTAA
- the LOC120904631 gene encoding PRKR-interacting protein 1 homolog, whose product MEIRNEVKQKDKEVEKKKFVVRNAADIQRAKLEKLMKNPDKPVIIPAPSKNRDHSTAIPSFVRNVMGSSAGAGSGEFHVYRHLRRKEYARQKQIQEKSHAEQLDDAFQQKLEDNRKAAEERTAKKRAKRLKKKAKQKTHHRGKKPKLSESGNEVEGSSDESEGEDDGDDGPAQSEDSKDAMETDPCPEGQNDATSDDAARKESVTSGKDETAQHTDETAEESTENSTPQSKNDAEGDEPNAAEKEQPHRKEDENTEKTENSGKQ is encoded by the exons ATGGAAATACGAAACGAAGTGAAGCAGAAGGATAAGgaggtggaaaagaaaaagtttgTCGTGCGCAATGCGGCCGACATACAGCGGGCTAAGCTGGAGAAGCTGATGAAGAACCCG GACAAACCCGTCATCATACCGGCGCCGAGCAAAAACCGGGACCATTCCACCGCCATACCGTCGTTCGTGCGCAATGTGATGGGCTCGAGTGCGGGGGCCGGTTCGGGCGAGTTCCACGTGTATCGCCATCTGCGGCGGAAGGAGTACGCCCGCCAGAAGCAAATACAGGAGAAAAGCCACGCCGAACAGCTGGACGATGCGTTTCAGCAGAAGCTGGAGGACAACAGAAAGGCGGCCGAGGAGCGGACGGCGAAGAAGCGGGCCAAGCGGTTGAAGAAAAAGGCGAAGCAAAAGACGCACCACCGGGGCAAGAAGCCGAAGCTCAGCGAAAGCGGAAACGAGGTGGAAGGATCGTCTGACGAGAGTGAGGGGGAAGACGACGGTGACGATGGGCCGGCTCAGAGCGAAGATTCGAAGGACGCGATGGAGACGGACCCTTGTCCTGAGGGGCAAAATGACGCAACCAGCGATGATGCTGCCCGAAAGGAGAGTGTTACAAGTGGGAAGGACgaaacagcacaacacacagacGAAACGGCAGAAGAATCAACCGAAAACTCAACACCTCAATCCAAAAACGACGCCGAAGGTGATGAACCAAACGCTGCAGAGAAGGAGCAGCCTCACAGAAAGGAGGACGAAAATACcgaaaaaacggaaaactcAGGCAAACAGTag